The Malus domestica chromosome 13, GDT2T_hap1 genome includes a window with the following:
- the LOC103412347 gene encoding uncharacterized protein, with the protein MESLLANYASSDEEEDQQQQQPPPKRTALPPKPSSQLSSTSSLFSSLPKSKPQNPSFFQSLPKPKQTLIPKSQNLGDDDEDPIDSIPTSKPSSVFSSLPPPKSRNPIQPITNLSSSDQNPRKIVQFNPPINSYKYDEDEEDDEEKETRRRKASESLVQKLSAKSFLSSLSAPRYSSTLGASAGLGSGSGSGSGSSRRAIVETESVGSRVESGAGVEQNVESHEKFQSNSEQSAVNYEGYGGSENYQSTIDQNAVNYESYGGYEGYQSGIDRHVDAGVQLHAGVSGSDPSNYGNYDGYGGYAGYEQQYGNDWVGGSGTVVPTIPATGVSEIKVGKKRGRYEVPTEIIEVKQDELMKNRPREDQAKLTGIAFGPSYQPVSTKAKPTKLHKRKHQIGSLYFDMKQKEMELAERRSRGFLTKAETHAKYGW; encoded by the exons ATGGAATCTCTGCTTGCCAACTACGCCTCTTCCGACgaagaagaagatcaacagCAGCAGCAACCGCCACCAAAACGCACAGCTTTACCCCCAAAACCCAGCTCTCAACTTTCCTCcacttcctctctcttttcttctctaccCAAATCCAAACCCCAAAATCCCTCTTTCTTCCAATCCcttcccaaaccaaaacaaaccctaattccaAAATCCCAAAATCTTGGCGATGACGATGAAGACCCAATTGATTCAATCCCCACCTCAAAACCCTCCTCGGTTTTCTCATCGCTTCCTCCGCCGAAATCCCGAAATCCAATACAACCCATCACCAATCTCTCGTCATCCGATCAAAACCCTAGAAAGATTGTCCAATTCAATCCTCCAATCAACTCATATAAGTACGATGAAGACGAAGAAGACGATGAGGAAAAAGAAACGCGGCGCCGAAAAGCGTCTGAAtccttggtccagaagttgtcTGCGAAGTCATTTTTGTCGTCCTTATCGGCGCCAAGGTACTCCTCCACATTGGGTGCATCCGCTGGTTTGGGTTCGGGTTCGGGTTCGGGTTCGGGTTCGAGCAGGAGAGCCATTGTTGAAACGGAATCGGTTGGTTCGAGAGTGGAGAGCGGTGCGGGGGTGGAGCAGAACGTAGAAAGTCATGAGAAGTTCCAATCAAATAGTGAGCAAAGTGCGGTTAACTATGAAGGGTATGGTGGTTCTGAGAATTACCAATCTACTATTGATCAAAATGCAGTTAATTATGAAAGCTATGGTGGTTACGAGGGTTACCAATCTGGTATTGATCGACATGTGGATGCTGGGGTTCAGCTACATGCAGGAGTTAGTGGTAGTGATCCTTCGAATTACGGCAATTATGATGGTTATGGGGGTTATGCTGGTTATGAGCAGCAGTATGGGAATGATTGGGTTGGTGGGTCTGGAACTGTGGTGCCAACCATCCCCGCTACTGGTGTAAGTGAGATTAAAGTTGGTAAAAAGAGGGGGAGGTATGAGGTGCCAACTGAAATAATTGAGGTTAAGCAGGACGAGTTGATGAAGAATCGGCCAAGAGAGGACCAGGCTAAGTTAACAGGAATTGCCTTTGGGCCTTCTTATCAG CCTGTTTCTACAAAAGCGAAGCCTACAAAGCTGCATAAGAGGAAGCATCAGATTGGTTCTCTATACTTTGATATGAAGCAGAAGGAGATGGAACTCGCAGAGCGGCGTTCAAGAGGCTTCCTGACTAAAGCTGAAACACATGCCAAGTATGGATGGTGA
- the LOC103446101 gene encoding RNA-binding KH domain-containing protein PEPPER-like, producing the protein MATTQPTENGSAKAAKADAQPLTSEITTAPITAPESYPTTTTDNNPNQNPEPVSDAGAVTTATNVGNDATSVADKRWPGWPGDCVFRLIVPVLKVGSIIGRKGELIKKMCEETRARIRVLDGAVGNPDRIVLISGREEPEAPLSPAMDAVIRIFKRVSGLSESEGSGAAGVAFCSVRLLVASTQAINLIGKQGSLIKSIQESTGSSVRVLSGEEVPFYAAADERIVELQGEALKVLKAVEAVVAHLRKFLVDHSVIPLFEKTYATISQERQPDTTWADKSLLHTASQTGVSTNYSLSAKRESLFLDRETQLESQLPSAGISLYGKDPSINGKDPPIYGQDTSVYGQGSIYGQDLGSFRSSGIGRPGAPIVTQIAQTMQIPLSYAEDIIGVEGSNIAFIRRSSGAILTVQESRGLPDEITVEIKGTSSQVQMAQQLIQEVINSRKEPVTSNYGVMDTGLRSSYSQLGAPSYPSSSLPSQPYGGSYGSSGLGGGYSTFRL; encoded by the exons ATGGCCACCACCCAACCCACCGAGAACGGCTCCGCCAAGGCTGCGAAAGCCGACGCGCAACCACTCACATCCGAAATCACCACCGCCCCAATTACAGCGCCCGAGTCCtacccaacaacaacaaccgaTAACAATCCGAACCAAAATCCCGAACCCGTATCGGACGCCGGGGCTGTCACAACCGCAACGAATGTCGGCAACGATGCCACCTCAGTAGCCGATAAACGATGGCCGGGTTGGCCCGGGGACTGTGTGTTTCGGCTAATTGTGCCGGTTCTGAAGGTCGGTAGCATTATCGGCCGCAAAGGCGAGCTCATTAAGAAGATGTGTGAGGAGACCCGAGCTCGCATTCGAGTCCTCGACGGCGCCGTTGGAAATCCTGATCGCATA GTGCTGATCTCTGGAAGGGAAGAGCCAGAGGCACCTCTTTCCCCTGCAATGGATGCTGTAATAAGAATATTCAAACGTGTCTCTGGATTATCTGAGAGTGAGGGGTCTGGTGCTGCTGGAGTTGCATTCTGTTCCGTCCGGTTGTTGGTAGCATCTACCCAAGCAATTAATTTAATTGGAAAACAAGGATCATTAATCAAATCTATACAAGAGAGTACTGGATCGTCTGTGCGAGTATTGTCTGGAG AGGAGGTTCCATTCTATGCTGCCGCAGATGAGAGGATTGTTGAATTGCAGGGAGAAGCTTTAAAGGTTCTCAAAGCTGTAGAAGCGGTAGTGGCTCACCTGAGGAAGTTCTTGGTTGATCATAGTGTTATTCCACTTTTTGAGAAGACT TATGCGACAATCTCACAAGAGCGCCAACCCGATACTACCTGGGCTGACAAGTCATTGCTGCATACTGCTTCTCAAACTGGAGTTAGCACTAATTATTCTCTTTCagcaaagagggagtctttgttTCTTGATCGTGAAACTCAATTGGAATCACAACTCCCTTCCGCTGGAATTTCACTTTATGGAAAAGATCCTTCAATAAATGGAAAAGATCCTCCTATTTATGGACAAGACACTTCTGTTTACGGACAAGGGTCTATTTATGGACAAGATCTTGGTTCTTTTCGTTCTTCAGGAATTGGTCGTCCTGGTGCTCCTATTGTTACTCAG ATTGCACAAACAATGCAAATTCCTCTATCTTATGCTGAGGACATTATTGGGGTTGAAGGGTCGAATATTGCATTCATTCGTCGTAGTAGCGGAGCCATTTTAACTGTGCAAGAGAGTAGGGGACTACCTGATGAAATTACCGTAGAAATAAAAGGCACCTCGTCACAGGTTCAGATGGCTCAACAATTGATTCAG GAGGTTATAAACAGTCGGAAGGAACCAGTTACAAGTAACTATGGCGTGATGGATACTGGATTGAGGTCATCCTACTCTCAGTTAGGTGCTCCATCATACCCATCATCGTCACTACCCTCACAACCCTATGGCGGCAGTTATGGATCGTCTGGTCTAGGAGGAGGCTACAGCACGTTCAGGCTTTGA
- the LOC103412348 gene encoding uncharacterized protein: MPTLNLFTNLPVDGVVASDILKDATKAVSKIIGKPESYVMILLNGSVPIAFAGTEEPAAYGELISIGGIGPGVNGKLSSTIAEILETKLSIDSSRFYIKFYDVERSFFGFNGSTF, from the exons ATGCCGACGTTGAATCTGTTTACCAACTTGCCGGTGGACGGAGTTGTGGCCTCTGACATCCTCAAGGACGCCACCAAAGCCGTTTCTAAGATCATTGGCAAACCCGAGTCC TATGTGATGATTTTGCTCAACGGGTCTGTGCCGATTGCATTTGCTGGCACGGAAGAGCCTGCTGCGTATGGAGAATTGATCTCCATTGGGGGCATTGGACCAGGTGTTAACGGAAAACTGAGTTCAACCATTGCAGAAATTCTCGAAACTAAGCTCTCCATTGATAGCTCCCGCTtctatatcaaattttatgaCGTTGAG AGGTCCTTCTTCGGGTTCAACGGCTCAACATTTTGA